One window from the genome of Eucalyptus grandis isolate ANBG69807.140 chromosome 7, ASM1654582v1, whole genome shotgun sequence encodes:
- the LOC104455239 gene encoding LOW QUALITY PROTEIN: endo-1,4-beta-xylanase 5-like (The sequence of the model RefSeq protein was modified relative to this genomic sequence to represent the inferred CDS: inserted 2 bases in 2 codons): WQSKNTSKEIWVDNVALQPFLKKQWRFHQDKSIEKVRKSRVRFQITYAKKRGLAVRGAKFLVKQTKPGFPFGCSMNFHILESTDYQNWFASRFRYTTFTNAMKWYSTEXENYTIADAMVKFSQDNGISIQGHNVFWDDPKYQPDWVKALSPEDLRKAAEKRINSVVSRYAGQLIAWDVVNENLHFSFFEDKLGKNASSIYYSTAYKLDPTPRMFLNEYNTIEYCGDEKVSPGNYKKRLKEIFSYPGNEDIQXGIGVQGHFGPGQPNLAYMRSSLEILATTSVPIWLTEVSVEPRVNQAQYLEEILREAFSHPAVEGIIMFAGPAYAGFNATALTDKSFNNTLAGDTVDNLIEEWKSPYFEACTNDGGFFSTSLFHGEYEITITDPATNCSSTS; encoded by the exons TGGCAGAGCAAGAATACCTCGAAAGAAATATGGGTCGACAATGTTGCGCTGCAGCCATTCTTGAAGAAGCAATGGCGGTTTCACCAAGATAAAAGCATAGAGAAG GTACGGAAGAGCAGAGTGAGGTTCCAGATAACTTATGCGAAGAAAAGAGGACTCGCGGTCAGAGGAGCCAAATTTCTTGTCAAACAAACCAAGCCAGGCTTCCCATTCGGGTGCAGTATGAACTTCCACATCCTCGAGAGCACTGATTATCAAAACTGGTTCGCTTCGAGGTTCAGGTACACCACTTTCACCAACGCAATGAAGTGGTACAGCACAG GAGAGAACTACACAATAGCTGACGCAATGGTGAAGTTCTCGCAAGATAACGGCATTTCGATCCAAGGCCACAATGTTTTCTGGGACGATCCCAAGTACCAGCCCGATTGGGTCAAGGCCCTGTCACCTGAGGACCTGCGAAAAGCAGCAGAGAAGAGGATCAATTCGGTTGTCTCCAGATATGCAGGACAACTGATTGCTTGGGATGTGGTCAATGAGAACCTGCACTTCAGCTTTTTCGAGGACAAACTCGGGAAAAACGCTTCCTCGATATATTACTCGACAGCATACAAACTCGATCCAACCCCAAGGATGTTCTTGAATGAGTACAACACCATTGAGTACTGTGGGGACGAGAAGGTGAGCCCGGGGAACTACAAGAAGAGGCTCAAGGAGATATTTTCGTACCCCGGAAACGAAGATATCC CGGGAATAGGAGTACAAGGCCATTTTGGCCCTGGTCAGCCAAATTTGGCTTACATGAGATCTAGTTTGGAGATTCTGGCTACCACTAGTGTTCCTATTTGGCTCACAGAAGTGTCTGTGGAACCAAGAGTTAACCAG GCTCAGTACTTGGAGGAGATCCTAAGGGAGGCTTTTTCACATCCTGCTGTGGAAGGGATCATAATGTTTGCAGGCCCTGCGTATGCCGGCTTCAATGCCACGGCTCTCACCGACAAAAGTTTCAACAACACGCTGGCTGGGGACACTGTGGACAACCTGATCGAGGAATGGAAATCCCCTTATTTCGAAGCCTGCACCAACGATGGAGGATTCTTTAGCACTTCACTGTTCCATGGAGAGTATGAGATTACGATAACCGACCCAGCCACAAATTGCTCCTCCACTTCATGA